AGTCCTGCTGGGGGCGCCAAAACCACATCGATTATCGATGTCTTGTTACTCCCACCTTTTTGCAATAGATATTGATCGGGCAGATACTACATTTTGGCGAGATAGGGACGCAGATATTTTGACCGAAGGTAACGAGGAGGTCATTGATGGTAAGCCAGTATTTTCTGGGGAGTTTTTCACGGAGGGCAAATTCGGTTTCGTGTGGATTCTTCGTTTTAATATATCCCCATCGATTGGTAATCCGATGAACGTGGGTATCAACACAGATGCCGGGCTTTTGATACCCCAGAGTTACCACTAAATTTGCCGTCTTACGGCCAATACCATTGAGTTTCAATAATTCATCGATTTCGTCCGGCACCTTTCCATCATATCTTTCAATTAATACCTTACAAATCTCCTTGATCTTCTTTGCCTTTATCCGGTAGAACCCCACAGGATAGATGAGTTTTTCTAACTTCTTGGTAGGAATCTTTATCATATCTCCCGGGTTGTCGGCCGCGGCAAAGAGCCGCATCGAAGCCTCACGGGTGGTCTGATCCTTTGTCCTTAGGCTTAAGAGACAGGAAATGAGGACATGGAACGGCGTCAGTTCCCTGGAAATCGTTGTAACGACGGGTTCAATAAACCGCCTGTTTTCTTGCTCAATAATCTTTAGTATAGCATCAATATCAAACAAGAGTTTTTTCTCTCAATGAAAACGGCAACGTATAAATCAGATTTATACGTTGCCGCTCTTTTGTTTCAAACCAGTTTCTAAATTTATTTATTGTTACCAATAAGCCTAATTTTATCTGGTCGTAATTATTATTTTCTGGTCTCAGCAAAGAGTTGATCGTAAACAAACCCCGCGACAATTCCTCCCAGGATTGGGCCAATCCACCAGACATAGTGATGGGTAAACTGCCCTGACGCGATGGCTGGACCGAACACGCGGGCTGGGTTCATTGCACCGCCACTGATCGTACCACCAATCATTGCTCCAAAGAGTACC
This sequence is a window from Candidatus Brocadia sp.. Protein-coding genes within it:
- a CDS encoding endonuclease III yields the protein MFDIDAILKIIEQENRRFIEPVVTTISRELTPFHVLISCLLSLRTKDQTTREASMRLFAAADNPGDMIKIPTKKLEKLIYPVGFYRIKAKKIKEICKVLIERYDGKVPDEIDELLKLNGIGRKTANLVVTLGYQKPGICVDTHVHRITNRWGYIKTKNPHETEFALREKLPRKYWLTINDLLVTFGQNICVPISPKCSICPINIYCKKVGVTRHR